A section of the Marmota flaviventris isolate mMarFla1 chromosome 19, mMarFla1.hap1, whole genome shotgun sequence genome encodes:
- the Abhd11 gene encoding sn-1-specific diacylglycerol lipase ABHD11 isoform X2, translating into MLCWARSCRLPRGALGPSTPSFSRVPVIRSSSKGQREGKPRPLPLSYRLLDGETTLPAIVLLHGLFGSKTNFNSIAKALAQQTGRRVLTVDARNHGDSPHSPDVSYEAMCQDLQSLLPQLDLAPCALIGHSMGGKTAMLLALQRPELVERLIAVDISPVKTTGTSKFATYVAAMKSIDIPDKMPRSQARKLADKQLSHAVQTPTGHGHAAVPAHQPGGGRWALPMESELECPG; encoded by the exons ATGCTCTGCTGGGCCCGATCCTGCAGGCTTCCCCGTGGGGCGCTCGGTCCCTCCACTCCCAGCTTCTCGAGGGTGCCCGTCATACGCAGCAGCAGCAAAGGCCAAAGGGAGGGCAAGCCGAG GCCGCTACCGCTGTCCTACAGGCTTCTGGACGGGGAGACGACCCTCCCGGCTATAGTCCTTCTGCATGGGCTTTTCGGCAGCAAAACCAACTTCAACTCCATTGCCAAGGCTTTGGCCCAGCAGACAGGCCGGAGG GTGCTGACAGTAGATGCTCGGAACCATGGTGACAGCCCCCACAGCCCAGATGTGAGCTATGAGGCCATGTGCCAGGACCTGCagagcctcctgccccagctggACCTGGCACCTTGTGCCCTCATTGGCCACAGTATGGGAGGAAAGACAGCCATGCTGCTGGCGCTCCAGAGG CCAGAGCTGGTAGAACGGCTGATTGCAGTGGACATCAGCCCAGTGAAGACCACAGGCACCTCAAAGTTTGCGACCTACGTGGCTGCCATGAAGTCCATAGACATCCCAGATAAGATGCCCCGCTCCCAGGCTCGAAAATTGGCCGATAAGCAACTCAGCCATGCCGTCCAG ACCCCCACAGGACATGGCCATGCGGCAGTTCCTGCTCACCAACCTGGTGGAGGTAGATGGGCACTTCCAATGGAGAGTGAACTTGAATGCCCTGGCTGA
- the Abhd11 gene encoding sn-1-specific diacylglycerol lipase ABHD11 isoform X1, which yields MLCWARSCRLPRGALGPSTPSFSRVPVIRSSSKGQREGKPRPLPLSYRLLDGETTLPAIVLLHGLFGSKTNFNSIAKALAQQTGRRVLTVDARNHGDSPHSPDVSYEAMCQDLQSLLPQLDLAPCALIGHSMGGKTAMLLALQRPELVERLIAVDISPVKTTGTSKFATYVAAMKSIDIPDKMPRSQARKLADKQLSHAVQDMAMRQFLLTNLVEVDGHFQWRVNLNALAEHLDEIMNFPPQQEPYSGPTLFLLGGSSHYVCPSHHPEIRRLFPGARIQTVPNANHWVHADRPQDFMAAVQSFLV from the exons ATGCTCTGCTGGGCCCGATCCTGCAGGCTTCCCCGTGGGGCGCTCGGTCCCTCCACTCCCAGCTTCTCGAGGGTGCCCGTCATACGCAGCAGCAGCAAAGGCCAAAGGGAGGGCAAGCCGAG GCCGCTACCGCTGTCCTACAGGCTTCTGGACGGGGAGACGACCCTCCCGGCTATAGTCCTTCTGCATGGGCTTTTCGGCAGCAAAACCAACTTCAACTCCATTGCCAAGGCTTTGGCCCAGCAGACAGGCCGGAGG GTGCTGACAGTAGATGCTCGGAACCATGGTGACAGCCCCCACAGCCCAGATGTGAGCTATGAGGCCATGTGCCAGGACCTGCagagcctcctgccccagctggACCTGGCACCTTGTGCCCTCATTGGCCACAGTATGGGAGGAAAGACAGCCATGCTGCTGGCGCTCCAGAGG CCAGAGCTGGTAGAACGGCTGATTGCAGTGGACATCAGCCCAGTGAAGACCACAGGCACCTCAAAGTTTGCGACCTACGTGGCTGCCATGAAGTCCATAGACATCCCAGATAAGATGCCCCGCTCCCAGGCTCGAAAATTGGCCGATAAGCAACTCAGCCATGCCGTCCAG GACATGGCCATGCGGCAGTTCCTGCTCACCAACCTGGTGGAGGTAGATGGGCACTTCCAATGGAGAGTGAACTTGAATGCCCTGGCTGAGCACTTGGATGAGATTATGAACTTCCCACCACAACAGGAACCCTATTCTGGGCCAACTCTCTTCCTCCTTGGTGGAAGTTCCCATTATGTGTG TCCCAGTCACCACCCTGAGATTAGACGACTCTTTCCTGGCGCCCGGATACAGACAGTGCCTAACGCCAACCACTGGGTTCATGCTGACCGCCCCCAGGACTTCATGGCTGCTGTCCAAAGCTTCTTGGTCTAA